The Cygnus atratus isolate AKBS03 ecotype Queensland, Australia chromosome 2, CAtr_DNAZoo_HiC_assembly, whole genome shotgun sequence genome window below encodes:
- the IRX1 gene encoding iroquois-class homeodomain protein IRX-1, with protein sequence MSFPQLGYPQYLSASQAVYGSDRPGVLAAAAAAAAAAAAASGRPAGAELGSGSAAVTSVLGMYASPYSAPNYSAFLPYTADLGLFSQMGSQYELKDNPGVHPATFAAHTAPGYYPYGQFQYGDPGRPKNATRESTSTLKAWLNEHRKNPYPTKGEKIMLAIITKMTLTQVSTWFANARRRLKKENKVTWGSRSKDQEDANLFGSDNEGDPEKNEDDEEIDLESIDIDKIDENDGEQSNEEEEEKPELLRQSSEEDHLEKDKDLALSGSEGLKPKDALAMVKEVSDNSTQIISPGGQSNLQMPSHSKPKIWSLAETATSPDGGLKSSPPPPPPPQVNHTSPQIQHPAFLPSHGLYTCQIGKFHNWTNGAFLTQSSLLNVRSFLGVNHHHAAHHNHHLQAQQQPSVLTATLGALSSEKPSERTSPRHLERENVPRTESPPQQLKSPLQSVRDNSLAQQEGTPRILTALPSA encoded by the exons ATGTCCTTCCCCCAGCTGGGCTACCCGCAGTATCTCAGCGCCAGCCAGGCGGTGTACGGGAGCGACCGGCCCGGGGTgctggccgccgccgccgccgccgcagccgccgccgccgccgcttcgGGCCGGCCGGCGGGTGCCGAGCTGGGCAGCGGCTCGGCCGCTGTCACCTCGGTGCTGGGCATGTACGCGAGTCCCTACAGCGCCCCCAACTACAGCGCCTTCCTGCCCTACACCGCCGACCTCGGCCTCTTCTCCCAAATG GGCTCCCAGTATGAGCTGAAAGATAATCCTGGTGTCCACCCTGCTACCTTTGCTGCCCACACTGCCCCCGGCTATTATCCCTATGGACAGTTCCAGTACGGGGACCCAGGGCGACCCAAAAATGCCACCCGGGAGAGCACCAGCACCCTCAAGGCCTGGCTCAATGAGCACCGCAAGAACCCCTATCCCACCAAGGGTGAGAAGATCATGCTGGCCATCATCACCAAGATGACCCTCACCCAGGTCTCCACTTGGTTCGCCAATGCCCGCCGGCGGCTCAAGAAGGAGAACAAGGTGACCTGGGGATCCCGGAGTAAGGACCAAGAAGATGCCAACCTCTTTGGCAGTGACAATGAGGGGGACCCCGAGAAGAATGAAGATGATGAGGAGATCGACCTGGAGAGCATAGACATAGACAAAATCGATGAGAACGACGGGGAGCAGAGCaacgaggaagaggaggagaagcctGAGCTCCTGAGACAAAGCAGTGAAGAGGATCACTTGGAAAAAGACAAGGATTTGGCACTGTCAGGGTCTGAAGGGCTGAAACCCAAAGACGCGCTGGCCATGGTGAAGGAGGTCTCTGACAACAGCACACAAATCATCAGTCCCGGGGGACAGAGCAATTTGCAGATGCCATCTCACAGCAAACCCAAGATTTGGTCTTTGGCAGAGACGGCAACCAGCCCTGATGGTGGCCTGAAAtcctccccccctccaccccctcctccccaggtTAACCACACTTCTCCACAGATACAGCATCCTGCTTTTCTCCCCAGCCATGGACTCTACACGTGCCAGATTGGCAAATTTCACAACTGGACAAATGGGGCTTTCCTCACACAGAGTTCCCTGCTAAATGTGAGGTCCTTTTTGGGAGTAAATCACCACCACGCTGCTCACCACAACCACCACCTCCAGGCCCAGCAACAGCCTTCTGTTTTAACAGCAACCCTGGGAGCCCTAAGTAGTGAAAAACCTTCAGAGAGGACCAGTCCCAGACACCTAG aaagagaaaatgtacCAAGAACTGAATCCCCACCTCAGCAGCTCAAATCGCCCTTACAGTCTGTCCGTGACAa CTCTTTGGCTCAGCAAGAGGGAACACCGAGAATTTTAACAGCTCTCCCTTCTGCTTGA